A region of the Thermoplasmata archaeon genome:
CTGCATGAGAATCTGTTTCAGGCACCAACCTTCCACGATATTCGTAAGCAATATCATAATCTGAGAGCACCATAATCTTAATATGATAAATGTCTAGAATTTCATCTGCTGCAAGGTTCAAAGCTGCCATATGCAATTTGCTGGCATGACCTGACAATATGACAATGTTTTTAACACCAGTCTTGCATACAGCACTTAAAATATCAAATACCAGCATTTTTAAGGTTTCAAAATTTATTGATATTGTACCCTTAAAAGAATTCATTGTTTTGGTCCAACCATAACTGATAGGAGGTAAAATAATAGCACCAATTCTCTCAGAAATCTGCTCTGCTATATAATATGGCTGGATCATATCCGAGCTCAAAGGTAAATGCGCGCCATGCTCTTCAACAGATCCTATTGGCAGGATCACAACAGTTTTATCATTAAGCGACTTTTCAAGTTCTGTGTATGTTAGATTATCCCATCTTATCATATTCATCGTTAACTGTTATTAATCATTTCATTTATAAACATTTCCTATTTTCTATCTAATGAATTTTGTTTCAGGCCTTGTTAAATATATGAGAAATTTAACAAACTCAAATCTCAAAAAGTTTATTATATATGTAAACATTTACGAATTTTGAATTAAAGGTGAATGAGAGAATGACTAGTTTCAAGATAGTAATTGCAGATCCTAAAAATGGAAAAAGCTATAAAAAAGAACTTGCCAGTCCTCAAGCAGATGTACTGGTAGGCAAAAAGATAGGTGAAGAGATAGATGGTTTATTATTAGACCTTGCAGAATATAAACTGAAGATCATGGGCGGAACTGACAAAGATGGTTTTCCAATGCGCTCAGATCTTGCAGGTGGAGTTAGAAAATCGTTGCTAGTAACTGAAGGATTTGGGTTTAATCCTAAAAAAGAGGGTGCGAGAAAGAAGAAAATGTTTCGTGGGAACATGATTAATCCTGATATTGTGCAAATCAATATGGTAATTACTCAGTATGGATCTAAAAGTCTGGAAGAGAGCAATAAAGAAGGTGCTTCATGAAAGCGCTCCCCGAACAGTCTGAATTAAATATCGGAATGGTTGGCCATGTTGATCATGGCAAAACTACATTGACTAAGGCTCTAACTGGAGTATGGACCGATACTTACAGTGAAGAAATAAAAAGAGGTATATCTATTAAACTTGGGTATGCAGATACCGCATTTTACACATGTACCGATGAAAACGGAGAACTTATTTACACTACAGACCCGGACCAAAGATGTGTAAAAGAAGTTAAACTAAGAAGAGTAGTCAGCTTTGTAGATGCTCCAGGCCACGAAACACTAATGGCAACGATGTTGTCTGGCGCTGCAATTATGAACGGAGCACTGCTTTTAGTTGCAGCAAATCAAACATGCCCTTTACCACAAACAAAAGAGCATTTAATGGCACTGGAAATTATGGGACTTAAGAATATTGTGATTGTTCAGAATAAGATAGATCTTGTAACTGATGAGAGAGCCAGAGAAAACTATCAGGAAATAAAAAGATTTGTTAAAGGTACTATAGCTGAGAACGCACCCATAATACCGGTAAGTGCCCATCATGATGCTAATATAGATTTATTAATAGAAGCAATAGAGGAAACTATTCCGACTCCTAAATTCGATAAAAGCAAAAGTCCAAGAATGTATATAGCAAGATCTTTCGACGTAAATCGTCCTGGAAGTGATATAAACAAGCTTGTGGGTGGTGTGATTGGAGGGTCTTTGATACAGGGTGTTTTCAATATCGGAGATGAGATTGAGATTATGCCTGGATTTCAGGTAACTAAAGGACGAAAAACAATGTGGGAACCAATTTACACTACAGTTAGAACGCTAATGGCATCTGGTAAGATGGTGAATACTGTTAAACCAGGTGGATTGATTGCAATAGGAACAGGGCTGGACCCAGCTCTTACCAAGGCGGATGGTCTTACAGGCCGAGTTGCTGGAGCTCCCGGAACATTGCCAAAAATTATAGATGAGATATCAGTGGATATCCATCTGTTAGAAAATGTAGTAGGGCATACTACGGAAATCAAG
Encoded here:
- a CDS encoding creatininase family protein, which produces MNMIRWDNLTYTELEKSLNDKTVVILPIGSVEEHGAHLPLSSDMIQPYYIAEQISERIGAIILPPISYGWTKTMNSFKGTISINFETLKMLVFDILSAVCKTGVKNIVILSGHASKLHMAALNLAADEILDIYHIKIMVLSDYDIAYEYRGRLVPETDSHAGIIETSRVMAIAPELVKKEWKYEKKKTEKKYMVLKDISEYYTYGTLSDPEGANPELGAQLNKLIVDRLIDYIKANFEL
- a CDS encoding translation initiation factor IF-2 subunit gamma; protein product: MKALPEQSELNIGMVGHVDHGKTTLTKALTGVWTDTYSEEIKRGISIKLGYADTAFYTCTDENGELIYTTDPDQRCVKEVKLRRVVSFVDAPGHETLMATMLSGAAIMNGALLLVAANQTCPLPQTKEHLMALEIMGLKNIVIVQNKIDLVTDERARENYQEIKRFVKGTIAENAPIIPVSAHHDANIDLLIEAIEETIPTPKFDKSKSPRMYIARSFDVNRPGSDINKLVGGVIGGSLIQGVFNIGDEIEIMPGFQVTKGRKTMWEPIYTTVRTLMASGKMVNTVKPGGLIAIGTGLDPALTKADGLTGRVAGAPGTLPKIIDEISVDIHLLENVVGHTTEIKVENIRTNEALMISVGTATTVGIVKSARPNIADISLKSPIVAEKGQRISISRKITNRWRLIGYGIIR
- a CDS encoding 30S ribosomal protein S6e — its product is MTSFKIVIADPKNGKSYKKELASPQADVLVGKKIGEEIDGLLLDLAEYKLKIMGGTDKDGFPMRSDLAGGVRKSLLVTEGFGFNPKKEGARKKKMFRGNMINPDIVQINMVITQYGSKSLEESNKEGAS